In a single window of the Rhinolophus ferrumequinum isolate MPI-CBG mRhiFer1 chromosome 21, mRhiFer1_v1.p, whole genome shotgun sequence genome:
- the LOC117013517 gene encoding 60S ribosomal protein L29, whose translation MAKSKNHTTHNQSRKWHRNGIKKPRSQRYESLKGVDPKFLRNMRFAKKHNKKGLKKMQANNAKALSARAEAIKALGKPKEVKPKIPKGGSRKLSRLAYIAHPKLGKHARARIAKGLRLCRPKAKGKAQTKAPAGPAAAAPPPAQAPAPKGAQAATKAPE comes from the coding sequence ATGGCCAAGTCCAAGAACCACACCACGCACAACCAGTCCCGAAAATGGCACAGAAACGGCATCAAGAAACCCCGATCACAAAGATACGAATCTCTCAAGGGGGTGGACCCCAAGTTCCTGAGGAACATGCGCTTTGCCAAGAAGCATAACAAGAAGGGCCTGAAGAAGATGCAGGCCAACAACGCCAAGGCCTTGAGTGCACGGGCTGAGGCCATCAAGGCCCTCGGAAAGCCCAAGGAGGTCAAGCCCAAGATCCCAAAGGGCGGCAGCCGCAAGCTCAGTCGACTTGCCTACATTGCCCACCCCAAGCTTGGGAAACATGCTCGAGCCCGCATCGCCAAGGGTCTCAGGCTCTGCCGGCCAAAAGCCAAGGGCAAGGCTCAAACCAAGGCCCCAGCTGGTCCTGCAGCTGCAGCTCCGCCTCCAGCTCAGGCCCCGGCTCCCAAAGGTGCCCAGGCTGCCACGAAGGCTCCAGAGTAG
- the SRSF1 gene encoding serine/arginine-rich splicing factor 1, translated as MSGGGVIRGPAGNNDCRIYVGNLPPDIRTKDIEDVFYKYGAIRDIDLKNRRGGPPFAFVEFEDPRDAEDAVYGRDGYDYDGYRLRVEFPRSGRGTGRGGGGGGGGGAPRGRYGPPSRRSENRVVVSGLPPSGSWQDLKDHMREAGDVCYADVYRDGTGVVEFVRKEDMTYAVRKLDNTKFRSHEGETAYIRVKVDGPRSPSYGRSRSRSRSRSRSRSRSNSRSRSYSPRRSRGSPRYSPRHSRSRSRT; from the exons ATGTCGGGAGGTGGTGTGATTCGTGGCCCAGCAGGGAACAACGACTGCCGCATCTACGTGGGTAACTTACCTCCAGATATCCGAACCAAGGACATTGAGGACGTGTTCTACAAGTACGGTGCTATCCGCGACATCGATCTCAAGAATCGCCGCGGAGGGCCGCCCTTCGCTTTCGTTGAGTTCGAGGACCCGCG GGACGCGGAAGACGCGGTGTATGGTCGCGACGGCTATGATTACGATGGATACCGTCTGCGGGTGGAGTTTCCTCGAAGCGGCCGTGGTACAGGCCGAGGCGGCGGCGGGGGTGGAGGTGGCGGGGCTCCCCGAGGCCGCTACGGCCCCCCATCAAGGCGATCTGAAAACAGAGTGGTTGTCTCTG GACTGCCTCCAAGTGGAAGCTGGCAGGATTTGAAGGATCACATGCGTGAAGCAGGTGATGTATGTTATGCTGATGTTTACCGAGATGGCACTGGTGTCGTGGAGTTTGTACGGAAAGAAGATATGACCTATGCAGTTCGAAAACTGGATAACACTAAGTTTAGATCTCATGAG GGAGAAACTGCCTACATCCGGGTTAAAGTTGATGGGCCCAGAAGTCCAAGTTATGGAAGATCTCGATCTCGAAGCCGTAGTCGTAGCAGAAGCCGTAGCAGAAGCAACAGCAGGAGTCGCAGTTACTCCCCAAGGAGAAGCAGAGGATCACCACGCTATTCTCCCCGTCATAGCAGATCTCGCTCTCGCACATAA